The following are encoded in a window of Candidatus Neomarinimicrobiota bacterium genomic DNA:
- the lnt gene encoding apolipoprotein N-acyltransferase, which yields MTKRFTPESLAMLSGLLFTLSFPPFDMFFIAWVAWLPLWVALRQSEWEHGFKLGFITGFIFTLTSLNWIANNSGTSFLIASASMMASVAYLSLWFGLFGLIIARTGRNLGSRGLWLAPIFWVSVEFLYSYHGYTLAFPWLSLAMTQNFALPLQQFAEYGGIYAVSFWVVLVNTILFQLEFGKMSVRSQQLVWGMLGFFIVGSLIFGAVRMKVIRESAGSTITVGIIQTNLDPHQKWIRAKKTKHVAAILEQSRRVVADSAKIVIWPESAVPAHLHYYPQFDRKIRNFVESNAVSVLAGALHHVEKEGEYQFYNSAFFYSPGMPVSIYSKMSLVPFAERIPMVESFPILKNLNFGQANFEPGKEAIVYPMGSRDEVTDLGTLICYESADPFVFRKFITNSADLMSIITNDAWLGYSPGPYQHLAAGRLRAIEHRVSIARAAQTGVSAMILPSGRIAASIPLGEKGEIVYDAPLGLDRTFYSRKGNVFALGILMLSAISLMIVLFSRPRRS from the coding sequence ATGACCAAACGATTTACCCCGGAATCTTTAGCCATGCTTTCAGGGCTACTATTCACGCTGAGCTTTCCGCCATTTGATATGTTCTTCATAGCTTGGGTAGCCTGGTTGCCGCTCTGGGTTGCTCTGCGGCAATCAGAATGGGAGCATGGGTTTAAACTGGGCTTTATTACGGGATTTATCTTCACCCTGACCAGCCTGAACTGGATTGCCAATAATTCCGGAACTTCTTTTCTCATCGCTTCAGCTTCAATGATGGCCAGTGTCGCTTATCTGTCACTCTGGTTTGGTCTTTTTGGGCTGATCATTGCCAGGACAGGTCGTAACCTGGGTAGTAGGGGATTGTGGTTGGCCCCGATCTTCTGGGTATCGGTGGAGTTTTTATATAGCTATCATGGATATACCCTGGCTTTTCCCTGGTTATCGTTGGCCATGACTCAGAATTTTGCTTTGCCGCTTCAGCAGTTTGCCGAATACGGCGGCATCTATGCAGTGAGCTTCTGGGTGGTGCTGGTCAATACTATTTTATTCCAACTTGAGTTTGGAAAGATGAGCGTTAGAAGCCAACAATTGGTCTGGGGTATGCTGGGATTTTTCATAGTAGGTTCTTTGATCTTCGGTGCCGTTCGGATGAAAGTGATCAGAGAAAGCGCAGGCTCTACCATTACCGTTGGTATTATTCAAACCAACCTTGATCCCCATCAAAAATGGATCCGCGCTAAGAAAACCAAACATGTCGCTGCTATTTTGGAACAATCCCGACGTGTTGTGGCTGACAGCGCGAAAATAGTGATCTGGCCGGAAAGTGCTGTTCCAGCTCATCTCCATTACTATCCACAGTTTGATCGTAAAATTCGTAATTTTGTTGAAAGCAATGCAGTTTCAGTACTGGCAGGCGCCTTGCATCATGTTGAAAAAGAAGGCGAGTATCAGTTCTATAATTCAGCTTTCTTCTATTCTCCCGGGATGCCTGTTTCCATATACAGTAAGATGAGCCTGGTTCCCTTCGCTGAACGAATTCCCATGGTCGAATCCTTCCCTATCCTGAAAAACCTAAACTTTGGACAGGCCAATTTTGAACCCGGTAAAGAAGCAATTGTGTATCCCATGGGTAGTCGGGATGAAGTAACTGATCTGGGAACCCTTATTTGTTATGAATCTGCTGATCCCTTCGTATTCAGAAAATTTATAACCAATTCAGCTGACCTCATGTCCATCATCACCAATGATGCCTGGCTTGGCTATTCACCCGGTCCGTATCAACATTTGGCTGCTGGTCGTTTGCGTGCCATTGAACATCGAGTGAGTATTGCCAGGGCAGCCCAAACTGGCGTTAGTGCCATGATCCTGCCCAGCGGTAGGATTGCTGCATCAATTCCCCTGGGCGAGAAGGGTGAAATCGTTTATGACGCGCCCCTGGGATTGGATCGTACTTTCTATTCCAGGAAGGGGAATGTCTTTGCTCTGGGGATTCTCATGCTGTCGGCCATAAGTCTGATGATCGTCTTGTTCAGCAGACCCCGCAGATCATGA
- the ruvX gene encoding Holliday junction resolvase RuvX, protein MQGRILAIDPGGRRVGLALSDPMRIIASPFETLLIKDNADAIRQICLVIEEQQVTELVVGMPLRPGAQKSEQAKRVEVFIEVLKAAVKLPVYTIDESYSSVEAEESLHQMGKKVGQDKGAVDRIAAAIILKQFLQETQGY, encoded by the coding sequence ATGCAGGGACGAATTCTGGCCATTGATCCAGGAGGTCGGCGAGTGGGTCTGGCATTATCAGACCCTATGCGTATTATCGCAAGTCCCTTTGAAACCCTGCTGATCAAGGATAATGCCGATGCTATCCGGCAGATCTGTCTGGTTATTGAAGAGCAGCAGGTAACGGAACTGGTCGTGGGAATGCCGCTACGACCGGGAGCCCAGAAGAGCGAACAAGCCAAGCGAGTTGAGGTTTTCATAGAAGTGCTCAAAGCCGCAGTTAAACTACCAGTTTACACCATCGATGAGAGCTATAGTTCGGTTGAAGCTGAAGAATCTCTACATCAGATGGGCAAGAAAGTGGGCCAGGATAAAGGAGCTGTGGATCGAATAGCTGCTGCTATTATCCTGAAACAATTTCTTCAGGAAACTCAGGGGTATTGA
- a CDS encoding HU family DNA-binding protein, translating into MQITYTKKDVAKKTAEKLGQKIFQTEEIVDGVFTVLREMMSGDDPSIRIEIRNFGVFEVKPTKAKPRARNPRTNEEIYVPARRKTHFKPGKLLKEVLKQPLK; encoded by the coding sequence ATGCAAATTACTTACACGAAAAAGGATGTTGCCAAGAAGACAGCCGAAAAACTTGGTCAAAAAATATTCCAAACCGAAGAGATCGTGGATGGTGTTTTTACTGTTTTACGTGAAATGATGAGCGGTGATGACCCTTCGATCCGCATTGAAATTCGGAATTTTGGTGTCTTTGAAGTAAAACCGACCAAGGCGAAACCACGTGCCCGTAATCCTCGTACCAACGAAGAAATCTATGTACCGGCTCGAAGGAAGACTCATTTTAAACCCGGTAAATTGCTTAAAGAAGTTTTGAAACAGCCCCTTAAGTAA
- a CDS encoding bifunctional (p)ppGpp synthetase/guanosine-3',5'-bis(diphosphate) 3'-pyrophosphohydrolase → MAATLLDRFLNTDNGKYPADFQNIIDLMGGNQSVGPTATELVWKAYTFGKKAHQGQLRKSGEPYFTHCIEVATILAEMKLDPVTISAALLHDVVEDTGYTFKDVESEFSTELAQLVDGVTKLSDMKFRSEEDKQAINFRKMLLSVADDIRVIIIKFADRLHNMRTLEHLPAVKQRRIARETRDIYAPLAHRLGMYRVKSEMEDLIFNVLEPKASKDLEKLVPKRQLFFEKYVQKFLEPVVEGTEAAGIKATYKSRFKTHYSIYRKMLDQNRPFEDVFDIYAVRVVVERVEECYSVLGLVHSFYKPIQERFKDFIAQPKANGYQSIQTTVVGPDGLPVEVQIRTHDMDQTAEEGVAAHWQYKEQNSKLSQEDIEQQVTWLRNLVDILQTEDKTTSHQFMDLLKIDLYKDEIFVYTPKGEVRMLPLGATPLDFAFDVHSQVGLHCIGAKVNGRIKPLNSELESGDKIEIITSDSQKPNSSWLKFVKTSKAKSNIRKWIKGREFQQSVHLGKEILEKELRKIKRARDWKHLKDPHLQLKFETEEKMIAAVGSGHRTISSILSKFFPEEYISPRQKPTESQFAESFLNRARRNTRGVSIQGIDNMMISFGKCCNPIPGDLIVGFITRGRGITVHQKTCETVGSNLTEKERIIDVDWAVAKSQKFLVRLKILAQERKHLVRDVTETISAYDINIDTLSMKVDGDVVTGLVIIEIEGVKQLTRLKSKLLASPGIISVERE, encoded by the coding sequence ATGGCTGCTACACTTCTAGATCGGTTTCTGAATACGGATAACGGAAAGTACCCTGCCGACTTTCAGAACATCATAGACTTGATGGGAGGTAACCAGTCTGTTGGTCCTACAGCAACAGAACTTGTCTGGAAGGCCTACACTTTTGGTAAAAAAGCCCATCAGGGACAACTGAGGAAATCCGGAGAACCGTATTTCACACATTGTATTGAAGTTGCCACCATTTTGGCTGAAATGAAATTGGACCCGGTCACTATCTCAGCGGCCTTGCTCCATGATGTGGTTGAAGATACTGGCTACACCTTTAAAGATGTTGAATCGGAATTTTCTACGGAGTTAGCCCAACTGGTAGATGGTGTTACAAAATTATCCGACATGAAGTTTCGCAGCGAAGAAGATAAACAGGCCATTAATTTTCGTAAAATGCTCCTTTCTGTTGCAGATGATATACGGGTTATTATCATCAAATTTGCAGACCGTCTTCACAATATGCGAACCCTGGAACATCTACCTGCCGTCAAGCAGCGTCGTATTGCCAGAGAGACCCGTGATATATATGCACCCCTGGCTCATCGCCTGGGGATGTATCGCGTTAAATCAGAAATGGAAGATCTTATTTTTAACGTCCTTGAGCCAAAAGCGTCCAAGGATTTGGAAAAACTGGTTCCCAAACGTCAGCTATTCTTTGAGAAATATGTTCAGAAGTTTTTAGAGCCAGTGGTCGAAGGTACTGAGGCAGCAGGCATCAAAGCCACCTATAAAAGTCGTTTTAAAACCCATTATTCGATATACAGAAAAATGCTGGATCAGAATCGTCCCTTTGAGGATGTCTTTGATATTTATGCTGTCCGGGTGGTAGTGGAACGCGTGGAAGAATGCTATAGCGTATTAGGTCTGGTTCACTCCTTCTATAAACCTATTCAGGAACGATTTAAAGATTTTATTGCTCAGCCCAAAGCCAACGGGTATCAGAGTATTCAAACCACCGTTGTCGGTCCGGACGGTTTACCGGTTGAAGTTCAGATCCGAACCCATGACATGGATCAAACAGCTGAAGAAGGCGTGGCTGCCCACTGGCAATACAAGGAACAAAATTCAAAATTAAGTCAGGAAGATATTGAACAACAAGTGACCTGGTTGCGAAACCTGGTGGATATTCTGCAAACTGAAGATAAAACCACCTCGCATCAGTTTATGGATCTATTGAAGATCGATCTGTACAAGGATGAGATCTTCGTCTATACGCCCAAGGGGGAGGTTCGCATGCTCCCATTGGGAGCAACCCCACTTGATTTTGCCTTTGATGTTCACTCGCAGGTCGGTCTGCATTGCATCGGCGCCAAAGTGAATGGCCGTATCAAGCCACTGAACAGTGAATTGGAGAGCGGTGATAAGATTGAGATCATCACCAGTGACTCTCAGAAACCCAATTCATCCTGGTTGAAGTTTGTGAAAACATCAAAAGCCAAGTCAAATATTCGTAAATGGATAAAAGGCCGGGAGTTTCAACAAAGCGTTCACCTGGGCAAAGAGATCCTGGAAAAGGAATTACGCAAGATCAAGCGGGCCAGGGACTGGAAACATTTAAAGGATCCTCACCTGCAACTGAAGTTTGAAACAGAAGAAAAAATGATCGCTGCAGTGGGCTCTGGTCATCGCACAATTTCCTCTATTCTGTCAAAATTCTTTCCAGAGGAATACATTTCACCCCGCCAGAAACCAACTGAAAGTCAGTTTGCTGAATCGTTTCTGAACCGGGCTCGTCGCAATACCAGAGGCGTTTCTATTCAGGGTATTGACAACATGATGATCAGTTTTGGCAAATGTTGTAATCCTATCCCGGGGGATCTCATTGTTGGCTTTATCACACGCGGACGCGGGATTACTGTTCATCAGAAAACCTGTGAAACCGTTGGTAGTAATTTGACAGAGAAGGAAAGGATCATCGATGTAGATTGGGCAGTAGCCAAATCTCAAAAATTCCTGGTACGATTGAAGATCCTGGCTCAGGAACGCAAACACCTCGTTCGGGATGTTACAGAAACTATTTCTGCTTATGATATAAATATTGACACACTCTCAATGAAGGTCGATGGCGATGTTGTCACCGGTCTGGTCATTATTGAGATTGAGGGTGTTAAACAATTAACACGATTAAAATCAAAACTATTGGCTTCTCCCGGCATTATCAGCGTCGAGCGAGAATAA
- the dnaB gene encoding replicative DNA helicase, with translation MSETSQNLRLPPHNEEAEQSIIGSMMLDHMALSAAMKFLEPRSFYRPAHQKIYNAVLNLDGRGEPVDQITVVDELKRSGDLQAVGGAYYITELTEKVPSTANAEYYARLVMESSALRALIQLSAELSTEAYETRERVDVLLEKAESKIFELSEKRFRIGDFVPIRTALDEAFVQADKFHNNPGGIRGVATGFEKLDDVTSGFQNSDLIIIAARPSMGKTALALSIARNASVKYGHKIAIFSLEMSNYQLAMRLLCSEAKVDAHLVRTGRLPSNLWPRLSTAAGNLAEAEIFLDDSASLNITELRAKARRLKAEKDIDLIIVDYMQLLQGSGRVESRQQEISQISRSFKMLAKELDLPIVALSQLSRAVETRGGDKRPILSDLRESGSIEQDADVVMFIYRPEKYGVLDDDGNTQEGIAELIVAKQRNGPTGTVRLSFIDKFASFENLSAYTPAATPGGGNQDQF, from the coding sequence ATGAGTGAAACCAGTCAAAATTTAAGGTTGCCGCCCCATAATGAAGAGGCTGAACAGAGTATCATCGGTTCCATGATGCTTGATCACATGGCCCTATCCGCAGCCATGAAATTTTTGGAACCACGCAGCTTTTATCGACCGGCACATCAAAAAATATATAACGCCGTGCTTAATCTTGATGGTCGAGGTGAGCCGGTTGATCAGATCACCGTGGTAGATGAACTAAAGCGCAGTGGTGATCTACAGGCAGTAGGTGGTGCCTACTACATCACAGAATTAACCGAAAAAGTTCCCTCCACCGCCAATGCCGAATATTATGCTCGTCTGGTTATGGAGAGTTCCGCTCTGCGAGCCCTCATTCAACTATCAGCCGAGTTATCCACTGAAGCCTATGAAACCAGAGAACGAGTCGATGTCCTTTTGGAGAAAGCCGAAAGCAAGATCTTTGAGCTATCTGAAAAACGCTTTAGAATTGGTGATTTTGTGCCGATCCGGACAGCCCTTGATGAGGCATTTGTTCAAGCAGATAAATTTCATAACAATCCCGGCGGTATCAGAGGCGTGGCCACCGGCTTCGAAAAATTGGATGACGTCACCTCCGGGTTTCAGAATTCTGACCTCATTATCATTGCAGCTCGTCCATCAATGGGTAAAACAGCCCTCGCTCTGTCCATTGCCCGCAATGCATCAGTAAAATACGGCCACAAGATCGCTATTTTTTCACTGGAGATGTCAAACTACCAACTGGCCATGCGCTTGTTATGCAGTGAAGCAAAAGTAGATGCCCACTTGGTTCGAACTGGAAGACTACCCTCCAATCTTTGGCCCCGCTTAAGTACTGCTGCAGGGAATCTGGCTGAAGCCGAGATCTTTCTGGATGATTCAGCTTCCTTGAATATCACAGAGTTGAGAGCCAAAGCGCGTCGCTTAAAAGCTGAAAAAGATATCGACCTCATTATTGTTGACTATATGCAACTGCTCCAGGGTAGCGGTCGGGTAGAATCCCGCCAACAGGAGATCAGTCAGATCTCACGCTCCTTTAAAATGCTGGCCAAAGAACTCGATCTGCCCATCGTTGCTTTGTCGCAGCTTTCACGCGCAGTTGAGACCAGAGGGGGAGACAAACGGCCCATACTATCAGATCTGCGCGAATCCGGTTCCATTGAGCAAGATGCGGATGTGGTCATGTTTATCTATCGACCGGAAAAATACGGTGTACTGGATGATGACGGTAATACTCAGGAAGGTATTGCAGAATTGATCGTTGCCAAACAACGTAATGGTCCGACCGGAACCGTCAGGCTCAGCTTTATTGATAAATTTGCTTCTTTTGAGAATCTATCAGCTTACACCCCTGCCGCAACCCCTGGTGGAGGTAATCAAGACCAATTCTAA
- a CDS encoding uracil-DNA glycosylase, which translates to MSDKKHRIRTFVKEELEIFGGPLYMPESQQNSELETKPVNSPVNDLMGFNDEIKDCMACSLGATRNKFVFGAGNPNADLMFVGEAPGEREDMEGIPFVGRAGKLLDDILKAIDLTREDVYIANVLKCRPPNNRDPKKDEIETCEPYLIKQIELIKPKLLVALGRISATTLLRSKDSLTSMRGKVFDYHGTDLVVTYHPAALLRNPNWKRPAWEDFQKIRDMYRGNTGEQS; encoded by the coding sequence ATGAGTGATAAAAAACACAGGATCAGAACATTTGTTAAAGAGGAACTGGAGATTTTTGGCGGTCCTCTTTACATGCCTGAAAGCCAACAAAACTCAGAATTGGAGACGAAACCGGTGAATTCACCTGTAAATGATCTAATGGGCTTCAATGATGAGATCAAGGACTGTATGGCGTGTTCTTTGGGTGCTACTCGGAATAAATTTGTATTTGGTGCAGGCAACCCGAATGCCGATCTCATGTTCGTGGGTGAAGCACCAGGCGAACGCGAGGATATGGAAGGTATTCCCTTCGTTGGCCGGGCTGGCAAACTGTTGGATGATATCCTGAAGGCCATCGATCTCACTCGCGAAGATGTGTACATTGCCAATGTGCTTAAATGCCGTCCTCCCAACAACCGTGATCCCAAAAAAGATGAGATAGAGACCTGTGAGCCCTATCTGATCAAGCAGATCGAGTTGATCAAACCGAAACTACTGGTAGCCCTGGGAAGAATATCAGCCACGACCCTGTTGAGAAGCAAAGATTCCCTCACTTCAATGCGCGGGAAGGTGTTTGATTATCATGGCACTGATCTGGTGGTGACCTACCATCCCGCTGCTCTGTTGAGAAATCCTAACTGGAAACGACCTGCCTGGGAAGATTTTCAGAAGATTCGTGACATGTATCGTGGCAACACCGGAGAGCAATCATGA
- a CDS encoding DNA-directed RNA polymerase subunit omega encodes MALETVPFRKIEEHTEDIFEAVTVIAKRARQIMGDRYVIEEERRREEENLDEISGEDEMAPTYEVEEEIDKETYDANVKPTTMSLGEFLSGDLKWEKQAMFDDGETSDQDEA; translated from the coding sequence ATGGCTTTAGAAACCGTCCCATTCAGAAAGATCGAAGAACATACCGAGGATATCTTCGAAGCAGTGACTGTCATTGCAAAACGTGCCAGACAGATCATGGGAGATCGTTATGTCATCGAGGAAGAACGTCGGCGTGAAGAAGAGAACCTTGATGAGATCAGCGGTGAAGATGAAATGGCACCCACCTACGAAGTTGAGGAAGAAATCGACAAGGAAACTTATGATGCAAATGTGAAACCCACAACCATGAGTCTGGGTGAATTTCTGTCAGGCGATCTAAAATGGGAAAAACAGGCCATGTTCGATGATGGCGAAACCTCTGATCAGGATGAGGCCTGA
- the gmk gene encoding guanylate kinase, with protein MIDSNAKLIIVAGPSGSGKGTLEDAVLEHFPDIQFSVSVTTRPRRDYEIEGKHYFFISKAEFRQRIEQGELVEWQEVYSKNGHLYGTLRSYIEAVMVEGRHLLLDLDIKGGLNVQKAYPGNSLSIFIKPPSVEVLAQRLVKRGTDSPEQIKIRLDRMPEEMELGKQFDHQIVNSELDKAVDVFINIINQDVYHQ; from the coding sequence GTGATTGATAGCAATGCAAAATTGATCATAGTTGCCGGACCATCCGGCTCGGGAAAAGGGACCCTGGAGGATGCTGTTCTGGAGCATTTTCCGGATATCCAGTTTTCTGTCTCTGTGACAACCCGTCCCCGGAGAGATTATGAGATCGAGGGTAAACACTATTTCTTCATCTCAAAAGCAGAATTCCGACAACGCATTGAACAGGGCGAACTGGTTGAATGGCAAGAAGTCTATTCCAAAAATGGACATCTTTATGGCACACTGCGTTCTTATATCGAAGCTGTCATGGTCGAGGGCCGACATTTGCTCCTCGACCTTGATATCAAAGGGGGCTTGAATGTACAAAAGGCCTACCCGGGAAACAGTCTCTCAATTTTTATTAAACCACCATCCGTGGAAGTTTTGGCGCAACGCCTGGTCAAGCGCGGGACCGATAGCCCGGAGCAGATCAAGATTCGCCTGGACCGCATGCCTGAGGAAATGGAATTAGGAAAACAGTTTGACCATCAGATCGTAAATTCTGAGTTGGATAAGGCTGTTGATGTTTTTATAAATATAATAAATCAAGATGTGTATCATCAATAA
- a CDS encoding YicC/YloC family endoribonuclease produces MLISMTGYGRAEEKIGDINVVIELRAVNSRFLEFIMRLPRGYEAVEDSTRSHLQSILSRGRVTVTMNLGTDQPSIGKPFLNDELLLNYQQIAHKSTQLLGRESESLSLAELLRFPDVITYQTSTADQEQFNAAIIEIVRQAADQLQAMRLREGQLLEVAISEQLNKVEQINTEIQSADLGRLELIAEKTRKKIADSGVVADHQIDEKRIEQEIVLWSDKLDITEELTRLAAHVQHFRELMHNNGDAGKRLNFLLQEMNREANTIGSKANSTPIGHAVVELKNEIERIREQVQNIQ; encoded by the coding sequence ATGCTTATAAGTATGACCGGTTATGGCCGGGCTGAAGAAAAAATTGGTGATATCAACGTTGTGATTGAATTGCGTGCGGTCAATAGTCGCTTTTTGGAGTTTATCATGCGCTTACCCAGGGGCTATGAAGCAGTGGAGGACAGTACCAGGTCTCACTTGCAGTCTATCCTGAGTCGTGGACGAGTGACTGTAACCATGAATCTGGGTACTGATCAACCCAGTATCGGGAAGCCCTTTTTAAACGATGAACTACTCTTGAATTATCAACAAATTGCTCATAAAAGTACCCAATTGCTGGGTCGTGAATCCGAATCTCTGTCACTTGCAGAATTACTGCGTTTTCCTGATGTGATAACCTATCAGACCAGTACTGCAGATCAGGAGCAATTCAATGCAGCAATCATCGAAATTGTCAGACAAGCTGCTGATCAATTGCAAGCCATGCGCCTTCGGGAAGGTCAACTTCTGGAAGTCGCTATCTCTGAACAGTTGAATAAAGTGGAACAAATCAATACGGAGATTCAGTCAGCTGATCTGGGTCGCCTTGAACTGATTGCCGAGAAAACGCGTAAAAAGATCGCAGATTCTGGTGTTGTTGCTGATCATCAGATAGATGAGAAACGGATCGAGCAGGAAATAGTCCTGTGGAGCGATAAACTGGATATCACCGAGGAATTGACTCGTTTGGCTGCCCATGTACAACATTTCCGGGAATTGATGCACAATAATGGTGATGCCGGGAAACGTTTGAATTTTTTACTGCAGGAGATGAATCGTGAGGCCAATACCATTGGCAGTAAAGCGAATTCAACCCCTATTGGACATGCAGTTGTTGAATTGAAAAATGAGATCGAGCGTATCAGAGAACAGGTTCAGAATATCCAGTGA
- a CDS encoding transglutaminase-like domain-containing protein, whose amino-acid sequence MSPIWTIESRVKPFLTFIRINVFIVIITFTSCSYQNIRPNPAEIDLMQTALQGLSADYSNPRLVNGKLVVIVSEIDTILGRSPNTNNSTGDISADQTPFLGIWSADIDSYPTQKLLTDKTITPAPDMTFTDNQYGNRVLFWDVLKQLDQNNTLSIFREFSYLTFDYRPQTDPEAERQAWHTIPNQILAKYTRAEPFLEQDEALIDTVFHLLENISDPVSQANVLYDWVQSSMTYIYPPEERGVQNAFATLQGDCGQYSALFITMARIAGIPARQQSGFNFYPGNTGAHVWSEIYLPIKGWVPVDATREDGFLHLDNRRLITSVGLNIPLELAPDWATFTNSEVENGRTDFMQMFTLVSRGVLANYRTERIVIRSVEL is encoded by the coding sequence ATGTCACCAATATGGACAATTGAGTCAAGGGTTAAACCGTTTTTAACTTTCATACGCATCAATGTTTTTATAGTCATTATCACATTCACTTCTTGCAGTTATCAGAATATCCGGCCGAATCCAGCTGAGATCGACCTTATGCAAACTGCTTTGCAGGGTCTGAGTGCCGATTACTCCAATCCTCGACTTGTAAATGGGAAACTTGTGGTAATAGTGTCAGAGATCGATACAATATTGGGTCGATCCCCGAACACTAACAATAGCACCGGGGACATTTCTGCCGATCAAACCCCTTTTCTGGGGATATGGAGTGCTGATATTGACAGTTACCCTACTCAAAAGCTTTTGACTGATAAAACAATCACGCCAGCACCGGATATGACCTTTACGGATAACCAATATGGAAATCGCGTGCTCTTTTGGGATGTTTTGAAGCAACTGGATCAGAACAATACACTCTCCATTTTTCGTGAGTTCAGCTATTTGACCTTTGATTATCGTCCGCAAACGGATCCTGAGGCTGAAAGACAGGCTTGGCACACCATTCCCAATCAGATCCTGGCTAAATATACCAGAGCAGAACCTTTCCTGGAACAGGATGAGGCACTAATAGATACTGTTTTCCATCTGCTCGAAAATATCTCCGACCCTGTGTCCCAGGCGAATGTACTCTATGATTGGGTTCAAAGCTCAATGACCTATATATATCCTCCTGAAGAACGGGGAGTGCAAAATGCATTTGCAACATTGCAGGGAGATTGCGGGCAATATTCGGCCCTGTTTATCACCATGGCCCGTATTGCTGGAATCCCTGCCCGTCAACAATCTGGCTTTAACTTTTACCCCGGTAATACAGGTGCTCATGTCTGGTCGGAGATCTATCTTCCGATTAAGGGCTGGGTCCCCGTGGATGCCACCCGGGAAGATGGTTTTCTGCATCTTGATAATCGCCGCTTGATCACTTCGGTTGGCCTCAATATTCCACTGGAGTTGGCACCGGACTGGGCAACTTTCACAAACTCGGAAGTAGAAAATGGTCGAACTGATTTCATGCAGATGTTCACCCTGGTGAGCAGAGGTGTATTAGCAAACTACCGCACCGAAAGAATTGTGATCAGATCAGTCGAATTGTAA